DNA from Gavia stellata isolate bGavSte3 chromosome 16, bGavSte3.hap2, whole genome shotgun sequence:
GGCAGACCTCTGCATGGTACTATTCATTCAGCTTTACTGAATTCTCGGATTACCCATGTACTAGTTCTGAACTAACTTAAACAAGCAGTTTGGGAATATGTGGTTTGCAGGGGGGTGAGAAacagaagagggaaagaagccTTATTATGATGCTGTGAGACATTTTCCTGCTTACTCATGCTTGCAAACTGTTGTGGTAAATGTTTCTGATTCCTCGTGTAGTCTTTTAAAgcaatcaaaagaaaatttaaaaacaatcatCTTGCCATGTAATGATACAtagcagagagcagagctaTTTCTACATTCTTAGTGATAGTAGCATTATTGACAGTGTGTTTGGTGTTTCTGTCCATGGCACCAGTGAGCTCAGCTGAGGGTGAGGTATTCTATCATGCTGTGGGCTTGAAAAACCCAGAAGGAAAGGGCGATATCCACCTTTCACCTTCTGTCTCACATCGTACAGGCAGACACATAGAGCCCAAGGGAACGATGAGCTAGAGTTGTCCTAGAATTATCTTACTTTAATACCTTCCCACTTGCTGCATTGCTTGAAATTTCAGGATGttccatgtttttttcccttcccttctttcctccatCCCACTTTCTCATCAGATTTAAGTGATTCCATTTTGCCTCAAATAGCTGCATGTTGTTTAATGTATTTGGAGTAAGAGCAGGTGGCAAGTGGTTGTTTCCAGCCACTGGTTTAGCCGGTTACAATggataggaaaaaagaattgcTTCTTGGATTAAGGTGGGCAGTTGTCATCTTCCTTTTGACACTGTGTGCGTGGGTGTTGTGAGAGCTGAGTGTTTGCTGAGCAGCAGTGCTCATACCTGagggctggctgtggtggctGTTCCTGCTcagggagcaggcagctctGGAGTGAGCTGTGGGCTGATCCAAGTGCAGTGCAGGCTCCTCGGATTGCCTGGAAGAGGCATCCTGGCCATCAGAGGTACCAGGAGAATTACAGCTCCCAGGAGACTCTTCTGTATGGACCTTGCATCCCTTACTTCACTTGTCTACTATCTTGTCTGCCTATCTGCTCAGACTGGCTTTCCCTTCCATGCCCTTGTGGGCTGTGCTCTTAGAAACATAACATCTGCTTTCAGTCTCCATCTCAAGGGTCTGAGTTGCTAAGCTGTCGCAGCCTTTGAAATACAGAAGTCATAAGGGCTGTGCCCAGAGGCCAGTATGCTGGGATGATGTATCTTGAATAAGCAGAGTTGGAAATTTCACTTTCAACTTTTCCAACCATTGCTGCCACTTCTGCACTACAAAATACTATATTTCTCTATTTGGCTTTCTCACTATTTGTATTTCTAGACACTTTTTATATAACTGAGTTTCACAGTCTGACCATTTAATTTAGacttttattattattggaAGATGGTACAACTTTGTATACTctcttttttccagctgtaatTGTGCATGATGTGGCAGGCATTGAGCTGCCCTTGCAGAAGATCTTGTTCTCATTGTCTCTGTGGACAAATGTATTGCTTCCATTGCTTCTGTCATGTGGGCCTTCCATGGACTGCAGTAAATCCCATGTAAATCCCAGAGTATACCAGATAGCATTTGAGACTGTTAAGTAACAGCCCCTGTGGCTGAAGAAGACTTTTTTCAAGCTTTACCAATTAGAATTCAGTATTTCAAGGACCTAAATCATTTTAATGAGGGTGAAATGACTGAAGATGAAGATTAAtgccttgggttttttcttcacaaataaGTTAATCATTTTtactccttttccttttaatttgttACAGGTTTGAGCTACCTGGAAGATGAAGCCCTGGCTGCAGTTGGTGTTCTTTGCCTGTACCATCTTGGTCTGGCACACAGAAGCAGAGTTCTTCACCTCCATAGGTATGGGAAGAACCAATGCATGATGCTGTGATGTAGTTAATGTGATTGCCAAAACTGTTAAAGCTTACAGTTGAAGCATATGGCTTTCTTCATATGTCCCTATGAAACACTGTCTGCATTAGGAAAAGCTATTCTTCTGCATCCTTGATGCTATTCTGCATTGCAGGTCTTGCATCACTGCAATCTGTGTGCAGTTGGGTAACTTAGCACGTTGTGACCAACATGATACAAGTTTCTCTGGGGGCTCTGTCAGTAAAATAAGACAGTGCCTGTGTTATATTGTGTACCTGTTGTAGTCTTGAACACAGCACAAACCTTATGCTGAAAAAGCTTAGTCCTGAATTTATGATTTATGAAGAGAACTTGTGATaaatatgtgaaatattttctgtcacaGAACCTGAAATCTCCTGTCTTCTCAAAGCCGGAGTTAGGTATCGGAAGGAAAAATTAGTATCGCCCTTACCTTATGTGTGTTTTATAAGACCTGAGTAAATGCTGAAGAAGTCACTTTGTTATAAATCCTGAAAAAGATTGATTTTTATGACAGTTTAGTTCTTGTTGTATTGCAGCTATTAGAACACCAGGTATGGTTGTGGGTGGAGCCTAAAAATAAGCACGAATGAAGTTTTCTGCTGTGACTTGGTCTAATGTTTTCCTGTGGAATTGTGTGGGGAATTTACCCCCCTAAGGATAATGGAGATTAACTACAACTGGCTGATCTCCAGAACATGCATTGAGCTCAGTGGAGCTATGTTTCTGAATGGTAAAACTCAAAACTCCCGGTGGTTTATTTTGCACCACTGTGTGGAACCGCTCAGCCAGAGCAAGGCAGAGTGCTGTGTCACTACCAACCCCAGCACATGCTCCTGTGCTCTGGAGTTGGCTAAACAGTATTTAACTACATGCATATTATTTGGtctcttttttcctaagtaGCTTTTTGTACAAAGTCACTGTGAAGGATCACCTTTTCTTTACACTTACCTGTTTCTGAACCTTCCCTAACTCTGGAAACATCACAGCCTGCTGACTTCCATCTGATTAATCATGCCTCACTAATAATTACTTCGGAATGCTGAAGCTGTGGCTCCCTTTATAAGTCTCATCCGGTCTTTTAGTGTTTGgtctttgaaaagcaaagtttgTCATAGCAATTAGGATTGACATGCTAGCAATTTCCACTAATGTTAATCaggagagagtgtgtgtgtcaGTCTATAAACATTAGTCTGAAATTCCTCTGTACTTAATGTTAGGTTGTGTTTCCACAGTTACCCATAttgaaaagctgtaattttaagtGATGCCAATCGTTAGACTAATTTATTAGTGTGACCTAATCTGTATCCATATGCAGAACAGATGCTTTGGCAACTATTTGGATCTTCCATTGCTTTGACATTAATGCAGCTATTGAGTCAAACCTTTCTTTTGAATGTCTTGCACACAATTGTAATACTAAAAGTAATTCAGAGGCAGTGGAAGGGTCACAGCAAAGCTACATGAACCATTGAAGTTGGGATTTTAAAAGCCCCTTGAAGCATTTGAATGCCAGACCTGTATGTATAATAGCTTTTGTGGCTTACAGGCCTTGAAGTGCACACCCTTAATTTGTCTGTTCTTTGTGGTGGTTTTAATAGCCCTAGAGCATCTGaggtctgtcttctgtgctgtTGGAAATGATTACTTTTTTAGGTGTGATTAACATTTGCTCGTACTCTGTTTTTAGGTCAAATGACAGACCTGATTTACGCGGAGAAAGACTTGGTACAGTCTTTAAAGGAATATATCCGAGCAGAAGAGAACAAGCTCTCTCAGATTAAAAGGTAGGGGAGAGGTTGGCATAATGAAGGGTGACAAAATGGCTCGCTCATCTGTTGCGTTCAGTTACACCACACCTTTCTGTCACCACTCTTTGCTGCTAGATCCTGTTGGTATTTCCTCAGATAAACGCAGTGAGACCATAGGTACTAACTTGGTTGTCATTTATTCCCATAAACCTGCAGAGAGGGAGCCCTGCTTCAGGTACAATTTAGACTTTGTCTGCTTGTTTAGAAACTGTTTGCTGGGCTCTTCCCACTTTTCCCTGTCCTTGTACCATCACAGTGCTCCTGTGGAGAAGACACTACTCATGTCAGAGGAGCCTTGTCCATGTGAGTTAATGCCTCTGGGTGCCAGTGCTCTGTGCTACCTGTTGTTTCACGGCACCAGCACTTCTTGCAATGGCAAAGCGTGCCAGTTGCATTGTTTAGCGGAGTGCACACCAAATCCCCGGCTTCCTTCCCATGTTGGCTTTGCTCTCaggcacagctctcctgctgccttctcttcAGTTGCTGACCTGGCTACAGCACATCTCGGACATTATCCTGATTGCTGAGCTCACTTGCAAGGCTCTTGCTGACAACCAAGAGTTTCTGTGTCCCTTAAGATGACTGTTAATACTTATCTAGCTGAAAGTAATATCTAATAGGGCGTGACACTAGAACAGTCTAAATGAGGTCCAGGTTCAGAAAAGCTGAGTGCCTGTAAACAGAGTCATGCTTTCCGAAGAATTTCTAAACTCTAGGTGATGTGTGGCAGCTTGATCTCCCTTTGGGGGTGTAGGGTGGGGATGGGGCTATAGAGAAAGTGAAATGATGTGTATACAAGTGACAAGGAATTCATAAGTGTTCATTTCTTGAAAAGCAATCTCCTCTTCAAGTATTGTTAAAGAGAATGTCAGTTCAATCTATATATAAACTggtcttttttcaaaaaagtcttttttcatgGACTGACATGCACGCATGCTCTTTTAATGTGTTAAATTTTCAGTTGACTTGTATTTTGGTGTATTCAGAATCAAGAGTATTCTACCACTTTGTCAATATTTGAGCCCTTGTGCCTGCTAATGTATGAGGCATGTGCTTTGTAAGAGGTGCTAAATGTTATCATTTGACTACGGTAacagttttcagtattttgtcaTTAGTGCCAGAGATATGTTTATGATTCAAAAGCATGCTGTGATGTGCATGAAGAGACTAGAAGTTAACAGTATTTACtactttgcaaaataaatattagaaGTAGTGAAAGTCTAAATTAAAAAGGGAGTGCAGGTGAGACTGATCTTAATATATGTTGTTAATCTGATATCCCTGCAAAGGATCTCTGGAAAAACCATCTTACTTTTTGATCTGTTGCAACATCATAGTATAGAGAAGAAGCCAGGTAGTCTGACAATATTTACCTGGATTTatgtaaaattgttttcttgaGTACTGAGAGAGGAACACACAGGCAGGCCAGATGTTTGTCTTAAGGGGTAATATGAAGGGCAACAGAAGTTCTCACTGTGGCATCAGCAATGTAGTAGGCAGTTCAAATGTGTGACAATACAGAGGGTAAACTTTCCCACTACTGCTTTGAAGCTGACCAACAGTGCAATATAGGTGACTGGCAGCACTGCCACCATACTGTCTGAAGGCTTCCAGTCTGAAAATCAAAGCTTATGGTTTAATTTCGATAAAGCTAAAAAGCTCTTGGGGTTTTATTTATGCTTGTATTTTTACAAAGACAAACGACACTCATGTGATCGTGTGCTATATctcattattttctgaagtgcagTGGCTAAGACTCATTGCAAGTGAGATGCATGCCTACTGTAGTAAGGTTTAAAATAGTAACCAGGGAAAcaaattcctttaaaagaaaaaggctatTGTGATTGTTGTACTTCACTTAATCCTTGTGAAGTTGAAAGCTTGAAAGCTAGTTATGATGGCGAAAGCAGCAATAAATTGATCTTAGCTGTGTAATTAGGATGACTTAAGAAGGAAGACATGTGTTCATAAATTGCTCACAGACTGACGCGTACACTTCTTGTTCCAGCTGGGCTGAAAAAATGGATGTACTGACTAGCAAATCAACCTCTGATCCAGAAGGGTATCTGGCACATCCTGTAAATGCATATAAGCTGGTGAAGCGTTTAAATACTGACTGGCTGGAATTGGAAAACCTGGTTCTTCAAGATACTACAAATGGTAAGGAGTTACAGGGGAGAAGATATCATAAGAGGTAGCCTTACAACACAGTTGCTTATCCTCCTTGTATTCTGGAAAGCTGCAAACTCAGCTGTGGTTTAAATATTATTGCCAAGCTTGTTTgaaacttcacagaatcacagaatcactagggttggaaaagacctgtaagaccatcaagtccaaccaccaccccaaccccaccatgcccactaaaccatgtcctgcagtgccatgtccacacattccttgaacacctccagggatggtgactccaccacctccctgggcagcctctgccactgcttcaccactctctcaggaaagacattttttcctaatatccaacctgaacctcccttggtacaacttgaggccatttcctcttgtcctgttggACTTAAACTAATGACTGGCCTCTTGTTTACTGTTTACCCAAGTGAGTGAAACTTGCTACTGAAACACATCTGTCAAGATGCAAAGAAACTGTTATCTGTCGTAGGCCTGTTACGTTTTGTTTGGCTTGTGCTGTTTGGGGCAAAGGAGAGAATAGGATATACTAAAGTGGTCAGCTGTGTTGGTAACTATTTGTTTTACGCCTAGTCTTGAGCTTTATGTTcctttttatataaaaactTACTTGTCTGCTTCTCTTGGTGATCATTGTTTTTGACCATGTTGTTCAGTAGATAAGAGTTAAGAATCAAAATATGAGACCCATACTGAATTGGTGAAGGAATTCATATCAGCCCCAGCATTAACAGTTGGCAGATGTTGTGGTCAGTCTGATAGTAACAGGGTAATAAACAATTACTATCTGTAAACCTATCCTTCTATATCAAATGCTTCCAGTACTAATCTTTGCTTTTGCATCATTGTCAAAGGGTCTGCCTGAATTTGCTTCCAtagctaatttttttaaacGCAGGTTTATTTTTACTGGACTCCTTGAAAGGGAGGGAGCAAAGGCTATGCTTTTCAGGCAGAACACTGCATGTTTTCCCTTTCTACTCTGCATATGCTAACGTTTAGGTACTTGGAAGTTTTTTCCAGCCaagatttttattgctgtttggAATAGTCATCCTagatggaaataaaatactcaATTCTATTGAGTACTTCTGtcattaattctttttctaaaggtttccttttccagttctgCTTGCTGCATAACTAGAAATGGCTGGGTTGTTTTCCTTCGGTTGATTGCCCCCATTTCTGCCCAACCAACCTGCAGTACAGCCTTGAAATATTTATGTagtgcatttaattttatttctacacGTCACCTGTTTTTACTTGTCAGGCTTAAAAGCCTCTTACTGAGTACGGTCCTACCCCTATTTAGGGGATCCTGGATCAGAGATCTGAAAAGTTCTCATGGCTTTACAGGTTGCAGTACAGATACTGAAATCATTGTCCAGTGCTATGATCCGCCATTGTCTTTGTGGATATTGCAGGAGAACTGATGAAAGCCATTACGTTTTCATGCTAGAAGGAGACGTTACTGGAGAATGAAGATCACTAAATTCACATTGTACTTTAGTAATTGTGTGGCACAAGAAAACGGaggattttaataatttatccTTTATCTCTTGCTTGTGAgctgtatttcttaaaatgagacagaaaacagtgtttttgtAACTTGAGAGCCTAGAAAGAGGCTTTAGACTTCGATTATTTAAATCTCAATTcctaaaacaaagcagatgtttCCTCTTCTGTGTTAAATCTAGTGCTGATGTTTATTCAAACTCTGGAAGTAACATCTTTCCCTTTTACTGCAAAGGCTTTATTGCAAATCTTACAATGCAGCGTCAGTTTTTTCCAACTGAAGAAGATGAGACTGGAGCTGCGAAGGCTCTGATGCGCCTGCAGGACACATACAAACTGGATCCTGAAACTATCTCTCGAGGAAACTTACCTGGTAAGTGCATAAAGGTCTCCTCTCCTTTAAAAGGAAGGAAGTGGTAACATCCTTAAACTCTCTCCAAAAGTCCTTATTCAGTAGTGAGGAAGAACCATGGCACAAAGTTCATGTGGCTTAGGTGCTTGGCAGCATATCTACTTCAACACTTCCAGAACAACCTTGAGGTTGTTCCCACCCAAGCCAGGGTGCCATGGTCTACAGTGACCACCTCAAgtaatgtgtttttaattagaattgctttaaaagaaaatgcctaTTTTTATAATCACTATACCAAAACAACAAAGGACGGCATACTTTCTTGTGCTGGTTACTGTGTACGCAAATACCATGGGTACTTCCTGTCCCCAATAACTTACGAACCgaggcagggagctgctccaTAATTCATTGCTCTGATGGCTCTTACAAAGCTTGGCTCTGTTGTTTGCTGTGGTCTTCCAGTGAGGCTTTGGGTGAATCACTTTGCTCCTGTTCTTTCTGTGAAATGGGGACTAACAGTTTTTGCCACAGAGATATTTTGGAAAGTACATAGGTATATTGGGATGCTTCAGTATTTTAGCAGCTGAATCCTGATaaatgtttgctgctgctgcttatgAGAGACTTACTGAAACAGGTTATGGTTGCTAGCCACACACTGTTTACAGACTGAGTAGGCTTCCCTAGAGTGTGGGTAGATGAGTTGACAAAACAGTTTTAGTTATATGTAGGTTATTAAAAATGACCTTAATTTTAAGTCTTATCTCTGCATCTGCTGGGCTGGAGCAACCGGAAATCAGTGCACAGTTACAGCCAAATGGATATTTGTCTAAATAACAACCAGCTTGCTTATGCACAAAGATACATCTCCAGTAAAGAGTGAACAAGCTGGCTCTGCATAGAGTCAGGCTTCTCTGATCATCCAACAGTGTTAAAATCTGTTAAGCTGTTAGTCTGCTCTGCCTTTGTCTACAATAGAAAACACAATAGTGTAACACTGTAATTTCCATGTTAAACTTCTCTTGGGTTCCAAAGGAATTTATGCCACAGAATTATGATAGAATGTGTTCTCTAATTCTGAAGGTGATGTTTGGTACAGAACCTAAAATAGTGCCAAATTGTCTAAAAGACAATTCTTTTAGAAGCCTTTTTGGATGATAAAAGTGTGTATTTACAGATACTCCTCAATGTGCCCCATGTATTTGAAGGTGAAGATGCTTCTGTGTGGATTGCTTAAAGctatctttttgtttttaggAACAAAATATAAATCCTCTTTGACAGTAGGTGACTGCTTTGGTATGGGGAAGACTGCTTACAATGATGGAGACTACTATCACACGGTACTCTGGATGGAACAAGCCTTAAAACAACATGATGAGGGGGAAGATACAACAGTCAGCAAAGTGGAGATCCTAGATTATCTCAGCtatgctgttttccagtttgGGGATTTACACAGAGCTATGGAGCTTACCAGGCGTCTCATATCCCTTGGTAAGAACGAAAAACCCGCTATTCTAGTGCTGGGGAGTGTTGCTAGCCACAGAACCAAGAACAGTCATGGCCCATACATACTGGTGAGCTGACTGGAAGGGTGTCCTGCCAGGTGACTTGTAATAAACATCAGTCCTGGAAAAAACCACCCAGTCTAGTTATGTGTGAAGTATCTTTAACAAGCTATCTTATAGTCCATGCTGTTACTGCCTGAAGACCAAATGTGTGTCTGGCTTCAGCACCTGTGTGCTTTGCTTCAGTGTACTGAGATGTTGTGTCTGCTAATGGTTAAAGCCTGGGTTGTCTCAAGTGGAGAACAAAGCTGCCACAGACTTAGGCAGAGTGCTGTATCTTCTGTAAAGTCCTACTGACTTCACATGTTCGCCTTGTTTCTCAGTGCAGGTACTCTTTGCTGGAAGAATACTTTGCCTGAGATCTTGAAGTATTTGTTTCTGAATATTCAGAACAGATTGAGTTTCTTAAAACCTCCTTTTATCTCTGGTCTGTTTCTAGTTTTCTCTTGAGTAAGCAAATAAGCATTGCTTCCTATCCAACTTTGCCTACTTCCTGCATTGGAAAGGTTTATCCTCCCCAGTTAGAGTTCACATCTACTGTGTTATATATTTGTACGGGTTTTTTAATCAGCTGTTGTTCTTAGATGTTAGCTGCATCCTGAGTGTGGGTGAAGCCTTTCTGTTGAAAAAGATGTATCAGTCTAATTTCTGCAGACATTGGAATTCATAGCTTAAAATTTACAAAGAGTATGTACTGAATTTAGCGCTCTCTGCAATAGGGTTTAGCACTGATAGCAGAATGCAAATCCTTATCAGCACCAAACAGTGGAACAGACTTGGCAGTCCCCTCTGGGAGCAGCGGCTTCCTCTGCTCTGGGCTCAACTTCCTTATCTGGCCACGATTAGCCTGTGCTCTAATGAGTGGTTACTTCAGTGGCCTTCTGGGTTAGTTCCACAAGATAAACACAATAAGCTTGGGAGGGTCAGAAGGGAACGAAACTGTTCTAGGTGCTGGTGTCCAGAAACATTGGTGAACAGGGAATTGTTCCTTCTTAGTTAGGCTGGGTAAAGATCTATTGATGATGTTTATTGATTCATACCAACATCATTAATAAATCACTAATGATAGGTCCAGTGATGCTAGTGATCCAGGATACCTCCTGTATAAACCTGTTACATCTAGAGACGGATGCTGTAGGTGCGTGTTAAGTGTAACACATACCTTCCTGACTTTGGAGGAAGTCTTTGGGACTGAAGTCTGTGGCTGGGTCTCCACCGCAGTCCTTGGTTAAAGCATGCTTGTGCAGTGCAGATGAGAAGCACGGTGGAGAAGAGGAGTGCAACAAGTAGACTAGCTTGATCTCTGCTGATAAGCTATATGATCTGCTGATCTTGGGTAGAACTGGGCAGAAAAGTtgagagaaaaggagggatGTGAAGACCAAGAACTCccactctttttttctggaatacaAGTTTTGTGACGGGTCCTTCCAGAAGAGATTCTTTTGCAAACTATGCCTACTTTCCCCCTGAAAGACAAACTTCCCACCATTCGTTTTCAGTGGAGCCAATACCTTTGGTTGCCTGATAATGCTTTAAGGAGAGAATTATTGCTGTCTGAATACAAAGACTTGTTTGTATTAACAGTTCCTGAGATTGCATAAATCActggttttgtctgtttctCCCAATGAAGACAGTACTCATGAGAGAGCAGGCAGTAATCTGCGGTACTTTGAGAAATtgctggagaaggagagagaggagaaggagaaagagaagccaATGAACAACACCATGACAACGACAGAACCAGTGGTCCAAAGTGGTGCCTATGAGAGGCCCCTTGATTACTTGCCGGAGCGTGATATCTATGAGGCCCTTTGCAGAGGTGAAGGGGTAAAAATGGTAAGAGAGAGGCAAGAATTTCCTGACTATGCTGCCTTTGCATAAGGGTGATCAAGCTTGGTGGGACATGTtaagcttttccttctgtgaacctgttttttaagaaaaaattaaatgtagttCCGTCCAGGCTGAGACTTGCACCTTATCTTGGCCTCTCTGTCTTTAGCTGTTAATCCTAGACAGAAAAACAGCTCTCAACTGTAACTCTTAAAGGTTGTTGAAAACTGGTTCTCCTCAGTCTGTCTACTCAGCCATTTCAAAGGCTGGCTGTACAGATATACTAGGAGGCTTTTTCCACTGACAGCTGGCTATGCTTTGCCACACTTAAGGAATCATGTTATTCCTTCCCTTTTGCGTCTTAGACATGTCCTTCTGGGGTGACTATTCTGACCAATCAGTCTCCAGTACTTCTCAACAAGCATGGCTTTAATTCTCAGTGCAGGGAAAGGAATCACTTTATTCCATTTGCATAGTCTTAATTAAAAGAACCAGACTTTTCTTACAGCTTGCTGTTTGTGTTGTTATTTGCTTAATCTGTAACCTATTATGATTTAATTCTCCTAAAGGTGTTTCAGATGTTGCTCAGTGGTATCTTGAGTGgcatatgatttttttatttgcagtaaaTTGCAGAATCACTCATGCTTACCTCTTAAATTTGCTAGTCAGCTGATGGCTTTTACAGTGTTTGTGGAATGaagcccattttcttttgtcttgcCTGTTTTAAGTTCATGAAAAGTGGTTGAACAAACAATGTtttgtttggcatttttttcagacacCTCGAAGacagaaaaggctgttttgtaGGTACCATGATGGAAACAGAAACCCTCATCTGCTCATAGCTCCCTTTAAGGAAGAAGATGAATGGGATAGCCCTCATATTGTACGATACTATGATGTCATGTCTGATGAAGAAATTGAGAAAATTAAACAACTAGCGAAGCCAAGGGTAAGGTTCCCCTCTTCCATCTCACTAATGACTGCTAATTCCATGCTTTAATCTCTATTAGCAAAGACTAGGCAAAGGATTTGAAAGATCTGGTTTCATACTACAGATGATACACTGCAGCTGTGAGCCTAAGGGGAACGATTTCGAAACTGCCTGGTGATGTAGGACCATAAAGCCCAGGCTCCTGAAGGTATTTATGCATTGTTGCACTTAA
Protein-coding regions in this window:
- the P4HA2 gene encoding prolyl 4-hydroxylase subunit alpha-2 isoform X2, whose protein sequence is MKPWLQLVFFACTILVWHTEAEFFTSIGQMTDLIYAEKDLVQSLKEYIRAEENKLSQIKSWAEKMDVLTSKSTSDPEGYLAHPVNAYKLVKRLNTDWLELENLVLQDTTNGFIANLTMQRQFFPTEEDETGAAKALMRLQDTYKLDPETISRGNLPGTKYKSSLTVGDCFGMGKTAYNDGDYYHTVLWMEQALKQHDEGEDTTVSKVEILDYLSYAVFQFGDLHRAMELTRRLISLDSTHERAGSNLRYFEKLLEKEREEKEKEKPMNNTMTTTEPVVQSGAYERPLDYLPERDIYEALCRGEGVKMTPRRQKRLFCRYHDGNRNPHLLIAPFKEEDEWDSPHIVRYYDVMSDEEIEKIKQLAKPRLARATVRDPKTGVLTVASYRVSKSSWLEEDDDPVVAKVNQRMQQITGLTVKTAELLQVANYGMGGQYEPHFDFSRRPFDSTLKSEGNRLATFLNYMSDVEAGGATVFPDFGAAIWPKKGTAVFWYNLFRSGEGDYRTRHAACPVLVGCKWVSNKWFHERGNEFLRPCGRTEVD
- the P4HA2 gene encoding prolyl 4-hydroxylase subunit alpha-2 isoform X1 gives rise to the protein MKPWLQLVFFACTILVWHTEAEFFTSIGQMTDLIYAEKDLVQSLKEYIRAEENKLSQIKSWAEKMDVLTSKSTSDPEGYLAHPVNAYKLVKRLNTDWLELENLVLQDTTNGFIANLTMQRQFFPTEEDETGAAKALMRLQDTYKLDPETISRGNLPGTKYKSSLTVGDCFGMGKTAYNDGDYYHTVLWMEQALKQHDEGEDTTVSKVEILDYLSYAVFQFGDLHRAMELTRRLISLDSTHERAGSNLRYFEKLLEKEREEKEKEKPMNNTMTTTEPVVQSGAYERPLDYLPERDIYEALCRGEGVKMTPRRQKRLFCRYHDGNRNPHLLIAPFKEEDEWDSPHIVRYYDVMSDEEIEKIKQLAKPRLARATVRDPKTGVLTVASYRVSKSSWLEEDDDPVVAKVNQRMQQITGLTVKTAELLQVANYGMGGQYEPHFDFSRKDEPDAFKRLGTGNRVATFLNYMSDVEAGGATVFPDFGAAIWPKKGTAVFWYNLFRSGEGDYRTRHAACPVLVGCKWVSNKWFHERGNEFLRPCGRTEVD